The genomic DNA TGCTCTCATAAGGTTCGTCAAGCTAAACCCCCACAAGGTAATGTCAACTTGATCCCTCATTCTAgattttgatttgattgataAAGTTGGAGCCGAGTTAAGGGGGGGATAGACTATGCATGCAGCAAACCCATTTTAAGTAAATCGAGAGGAGGGTGACATGTTGCCACTAAAGGGACCAATGGCCATTTAATGTCACAAGGTACCATAACATAAGGTTGATAATACAAGAACCGATTGATATGAGTAGGTGGAAGCTTCTAATTGGTTGGGCCTCTATATAAAGGGTCTAAAAATTGTATGTTTTTTcgctataaataattttattctaacaaaatagaaaatgtgTGTAGCATTAAACTATAGAATtgtacaaaattattaattaacaattttgttatgtataacttttggttatacaatagaaatgaaaattaataacatAGAAATTGTATAAcataattattacaaaattgtataaatttttttttttttgtataacttTGGTTATACAATAGAATTAGAAACTATCTATGTAACTTTTAACTATAAGATAATTGTCACAAAATTTGTCTTCATAACTTTTGGCTATgagataaagtaaataaaaattataatgatgaaAACATAATATGTTGAAATAATACTTTTCATgtatctttttgaaaaaaaatatggttgccaaaaaaataaaattggcaACATTTCTTTTAgctaaggttttttttttttttcctttttttttttaatttcaatttttaaaatttgggacAAGTGAAATCAAATTGATACTatttcaaagtaaaaaagaaaagaaaaaaaaagaaaaagtaaaaaagaaatcaatggaTCAATTCCAAAACTCAACTTATTTAATTGTGTCAATCGAAGGATAGTAGGTTAACCTTGATCAACCTAAAATATGATGTCAACCAAAATAAAGAACCCCAATCAGCAATTGAATGACAAACCAATTTggttgaaattttaaaatattaataagaactattttaatattttaaatattaaaaacatcgaaaaaaaatatacaaaaacatatttgatagtAGCTTGTTAACAATTCTATGTGATAATAGGTTATTAAAGgcttatttaatcatattttcttaaacttatttttaattttttttttaaagttaaagaacaaaaaatagttgtattttgttctataaaaataatgGTGTttgacaatttattattattattttaaaaaaaaacttgtttggataggtcattttaattttaatttttttttgttttgattttgtaccAACTttgcaaattcaatttatataatataaattaaatttaattcaagtcttataaaaaatgaaattgatttgaaaattataaataaattaaaaaataaatagtgtttagtaaaacatgagtaattatattatattaaaatcataaattatatttttttttataaaaaaaaaatactattttattatatgttagaaacataaggatattaacatcttcataattttttttcgttaaaaatgaataataataatttttaacaatattttatttaaaatgaataatgaataaagtttaacatgtaaaataaatgaatcaagtttttcattttatgtacACCTTTACTAGTAACTTACAaacacaatattttaaaatattttgatttaatctgCAATTAAATTGATCAAtttcttgatttcaaaattaatctaaaaaaaattaaaaaaaaatcattaaagaatttaaattattaattatatcttacttaatttataatttatttacctaaattaaaaaaatatggttatttatataagagaaacaataaaatcatgACTCATCAATATATCGATTttgatctattattttttttaatgattatatatatatatatatatatatatatatatatatatatatattgagttctaaattatttttaaaaattatcaaactcattaataaattcaatgcgAAGTGTTACTTGATTTTCATTCTTATAGTGAGAAAACttgtaaaaatataatcatgtgCAGAAAAAGTAATAAAACCATTATGAACCAATTTGTATCCATAAATTTTTggtattaatgaatttattatttgagtttcaaattatttttaaaaattattaaacttattaataaatctaaCACATGAAGTCTCGTTTAATTTGAAGCTTATttgtttagtgaaaaaaaaaatagaaaataataattctatgtaaaagaaaaataacatagtCATTTTAGACcaaattttgtccataaatttatggtattgagtggatcattatttgaattttaagttatttttaaaaattattaaaccatTAATCAATCTAACAAAATAtatcttgtttaatttgaagttcatttaccatatgaaaaaaaaattggaaaataatgattctatataaaaaaaaacaataaagtcgttataaaccattttttatatataattttttgtatttgtttgtttacgatttgaattttaaattatttaaaaaaagtattagacttgttaaagaataaaaaacattaagttttgtttaatttaaagttcatttgcctggtgaaaaagaaaaatcagaaaataataattttatgttgACGATAAATAATAAGGTcgttttaaaccaatttttatccataaattttttgtattaattgatTCACTATATGAgttttacacacacacacacacacacacacacacacacacacacacatatatatatatatatatatatatatatatatatatatatatatattaattaaatagtattttaagtttcaaaatgtttttgaaataaatttcatatattaagattagtttaatttgaaatttatttgcttaatgaaaaattttaaaaaagttaaaagaagttCATAAAAACACTTGCAATTTGAAAGAAGGTAACATTTGAAGATTTTCAATATCAGTATTAGatcatggaaaaagaaaagaaataatattatgtttaatttaatttattttttatgatatgttttataattttttttatattttcattttatttttaaatattagtaaaacaatttctacttgttctcttttttattttgctttgtttttaagaacaacacaaacaatgttaaaaatttttaaaaacaatttttttttcaaaaatagaaaattatttttaaattacacaaccaaacaaatttcaaatttaggaaaatttttatgtattattgaattaaatatacttattaTCTACCCTGAGTTTTGAGATGAGtgaatataataaagaaaataaaaatgatgaaagataTTTGATGCAATTTCAAATGAATagtaattaaatgaatttaatatgtaaaaaattggtcaaaaaacaagatttataatatatttttaggattaatttcattaaccTCCTTTCATGTTATGATTAAATACATCTAATcctgtaaatttaaaattttatcatataatttctttatttcgAGTGAGGAGGGAGGTGAATGAAAATAacatgatgaaatttcaaacctattAATGCCAAATGTAAATAGTTGAaggaggtgaatgaaattatctctatatttgtattacctttcatttttttttttttttaaagggaaagtttgcaaaaagaaaaaaaaaaataataataaaataaaatcattgcTTCCCCAGCAAACAGGCCCTTAAATTGTGTGTGTGGTTCTCGGCCCCAACAGGGCCGGTGCTGCGCCGCAAAGCTTTGAAGCAATGCCTCTCTGCAGGGACTTGCTGTTTCAAAcaaggaagaagagaaagaaaagcaaGAAATCCACTCTCACAAAACACAACTCGACTTCTTTGAAGCAACAATTATCACCCCAACATCAACAACAACCAGAGGAAGAAGATACAGAAGAGGGGTTCAGCCTAAGGGCCTCTGCTCCATCACACAAATATGGGGTCCAGCCACTGGGCAATCTCTACTTCAGCCCATCCTCCTTTAACTCCAGGAACTCAGGCCTTGGTACTCTCCAAATCCTCACAGATGAGCTTGTCCTTGAAATTCTGGGGTTTTTGGATGGTGCCCATTTGGGTGTTTTGGCTACTGTGAGCAAATCTTTCTATGTTTTCACCAACCATGAACCCCTTTGGAGGAACCTTGTTTTGGATAATCTAGTTGGTGGGTTTTTGTATAATGAGTCTTGGAAATCTACTTATGTAGCTGCTTTTTATCCTTCTTTTGCTTGTGCTGGTTCTTTGGTTTTGAATGTTAGGGACTTTTATTCTGATTATCTGTTCCAAAGCTGGCTCTgtgctaatcttgaaatgaaatcTGAATGGCTTGAAAGGGATAACATAACGCGAAGGAAGGGCATTTCGATTGAAGACTTTGTGTTGAATTTTGAGGAACCCAATAGGCCAGTATTGCTAGAAGGGTGTTTGGATAATTGGGTTGCATTGGAAAAATGGAATagaaattatttgattgaaacATGTGGAGATGTTAAATTTTCGGTTGGACCAGTGGAGATGAAGCTTGAGGATTATTTTAGGTACTCGGATTTGGTAAGGGAAGAGAGGCCATTGTATCTTTTTGACCCGAAGTTTGGGGAGAAGGTTCCAAAATTGGGTTTGGAGTATGATGTTCCAGTGTACTTTAAAGAGGACTTGTTTAGTGTTTTGGGTAATGAAAGACCAGATTATAGGTGGATTATAATTGGACCTGCAGGTTCTGGTTCATCTTTCCACATTGATCCTAATTCTACTTCAGCTTGGAATGCAGTGATCAAGGGATCCAAGAAATGGGTATTGTTTCCCCCTGAAGTAGTTCCTCCTGGGGTGCATCCAAGCCCTGATGGTGCAGAAGTGGCATGTCCTGTTTCAATAGTTGAGTGGTTCATGAACTTCTATGGAGcaacaaagaaatggaaaaagaaaccAATTGAGTGTGTTTGTAAGGCTGGGGAGGTGATATTTGTGCCTAATGGATGGTGGCATTTGGTGATCAACCTAGAAGATTCCATTGCCATTACCCAAAATTTTGTTAGTAGGTATGTTCTCTCCTATTTTTGGTTTCTTATTGGAATTTATTGATTGCTACTTTAGAGATTTCACTTGTATCATAGTTTTTATCCTTAGTGTAATCTAAAATATTGATACAAAGTCATGAATGGTTTCATCTTAATGATGAAGTGTTATACTTTTGAATATGTTTAATAACTGAGCAGGATAGAATGCTAATTATGATTTCTTTTAGCACCTTTTGCATATCCCCATAGAAATTTTTTGATTCAGTTcaatttatcttattatatttaaGTATTGTAGGTCGATAAACTAAGCTGTCTGTCTAGATGAATACAGAATATCCAAACTCAACCTGGTGTAGTTATGAATCAATCTTTTACGATTTGGTTTATCACAGTGCTGTGACAGCTATGGAATCTCTAGGTGATGGGAGGAGGTGTAAATGTTTTGTGAATGCTATAGGGCACCATTAGAGAGTTCTTTTGGAGTTGCATCAGAGTGGTTAGAGGCTGTTTTAGAATCTAATCTTCCCCTATAATTGTGCAGGAATATATTCATCTTTCAGTTAAGTAATCTAAAATTAATGCAATAATGAACCCTTCAAGTAATGTGGACTAACACAGTCAGTAGCCACTGAAAATCATGGCTTAGCTTGGGCCAGGATTTGTTGAGCTGCCTGAGAAGCTAAGTGTGAAAATTGTGACTGTTGTTTTACTCTATGTTCCCCCAAGTTACTTTGTGTTCATAGGCTAATTCAGAGAGATCGATACACATTGAAAGTGTGCTTTTTGAGTCATAAAACCACTTGGAGGGAGTGTGAATAGGTAGTCCaagctttttttaaaatttcaaattttcatcctaatcttcttttccttccaacttatttgagattaaattaatcaaatcagGATAATCAAGACTATCAATCCGCATAATGAAACAAGCAATATACATGGAAAACCACACTTGCAATAAAACTCTGCAAATGTAAAAGTCATGGGTCAGACTACAAGATAAAATCTACTAATTTTGCAAAGAAGGTATACAATTTTATCCGATCTAGATGCACCTACTCTTAAGAGTTTTATATGGGTCAGCACCTATACTTTTCTTTTAAGTCCTCAACACAACATTCCATGCGCCTTGATGGATTACTTCAACCTTATGCTGGGGCTTGCAGATCAATGCAGCACCTTGCCTTTCCTTCGAAAAGACTTCCAAGATTCGTTTTTGAAacttttgagagtttgaatatTAGGATAGAGGAATGACTATCTTCTCAATTATGTGCATCATATTTTTAGTCTAAAGACTAGGTTCTTATAAAGAAATCCTAGGAGACTTAGTTGGTGTGAACTTGGAAAGTGTTATTTTAACACCCCCTTAcaaaaaaaaggacaaatttttaacatttaaaaacataattattcACATACACGaaaagttttttaa from Vitis riparia cultivar Riparia Gloire de Montpellier isolate 1030 chromosome 8, EGFV_Vit.rip_1.0, whole genome shotgun sequence includes the following:
- the LOC117920975 gene encoding F-box protein At5g06550, whose amino-acid sequence is MPLCRDLLFQTRKKRKKSKKSTLTKHNSTSLKQQLSPQHQQQPEEEDTEEGFSLRASAPSHKYGVQPLGNLYFSPSSFNSRNSGLGTLQILTDELVLEILGFLDGAHLGVLATVSKSFYVFTNHEPLWRNLVLDNLVGGFLYNESWKSTYVAAFYPSFACAGSLVLNVRDFYSDYLFQSWLCANLEMKSEWLERDNITRRKGISIEDFVLNFEEPNRPVLLEGCLDNWVALEKWNRNYLIETCGDVKFSVGPVEMKLEDYFRYSDLVREERPLYLFDPKFGEKVPKLGLEYDVPVYFKEDLFSVLGNERPDYRWIIIGPAGSGSSFHIDPNSTSAWNAVIKGSKKWVLFPPEVVPPGVHPSPDGAEVACPVSIVEWFMNFYGATKKWKKKPIECVCKAGEVIFVPNGWWHLVINLEDSIAITQNFVSRRNLLNVLDFLKKPNASMLVSGTRDRVNLYEKFRKAIEATFPGTIDQLMSKAEEKKSQPKKLTFWESVSDSNVGAFKFSF